In Halorubellus sp. JP-L1, one DNA window encodes the following:
- a CDS encoding DUF2071 domain-containing protein, translated as MSLVPPIRGVIDRRVLVNFRIDPGALSELLPAQFRPRTVETPSGSYAIGGICCIRLRGMRPRGLPAVCGVTSENAAHRIGVTWDEDGGTRAGVFVPRRDTSSRLNSLVGSRAFGRHYHADFDVAEGDGRYEVRMRNDRHDVSMGVRGQVADALPADSVFESVGAASAYHECGSVGYCPSPNGDRLEGVELATDEWRVTPLSVEDVHASYFEDELPASAVTFDNALLMRDVGHEWRPQPSMQGSTHA; from the coding sequence ATGAGCCTGGTTCCGCCGATCCGGGGCGTCATCGACCGTCGGGTGCTCGTGAACTTCCGCATCGATCCCGGCGCGCTCTCGGAGCTCCTTCCCGCGCAGTTCCGGCCGCGGACGGTCGAGACGCCGTCGGGGTCGTACGCCATCGGCGGCATCTGCTGCATCCGTCTGCGAGGGATGCGACCGCGGGGGTTGCCGGCGGTCTGTGGCGTGACCTCGGAGAACGCCGCGCACCGGATCGGCGTGACGTGGGACGAGGACGGCGGGACGCGCGCTGGCGTGTTCGTGCCGCGTCGCGACACGTCCTCGCGCCTGAACAGCCTCGTCGGGTCGCGAGCGTTCGGCCGGCACTATCACGCCGACTTCGACGTCGCGGAGGGCGATGGCCGCTACGAGGTGCGGATGCGGAACGACCGCCACGACGTCAGCATGGGCGTTCGCGGGCAGGTCGCGGACGCGCTCCCGGCAGACAGCGTCTTCGAGTCAGTCGGTGCGGCGTCGGCGTACCACGAGTGCGGGAGCGTCGGGTACTGTCCGTCCCCGAACGGCGACCGCCTGGAGGGCGTCGAGTTGGCGACCGACGAGTGGCGCGTCACGCCGCTGTCGGTCGAGGACGTGCACGCGAGCTACTTCGAGGACGAACTGCCCGCGTCGGCGGTGACGTTCGACAACGCGCTCCTGATGCGCGACGTCGGGCACGAATGGCGTCCGCAGCCGTCCATGCAGGGGTCGACGCACGCGTGA
- a CDS encoding DsrE family protein has product MQSLVHLVSGDESEHETALAIARNLLEDESESIDDVAVVAQAGGIDAVTSEGEHAENVRELLADDVSFAACENTLETKDLTPADLVDGVETVPEGAVEVTRLENEGYAYMRP; this is encoded by the coding sequence ATGCAGTCACTCGTACACTTGGTGTCCGGCGACGAATCGGAGCACGAAACGGCGCTCGCCATCGCGCGGAACCTCCTCGAGGACGAGTCGGAGAGCATCGACGACGTGGCGGTGGTCGCGCAAGCGGGCGGTATCGACGCGGTGACGAGCGAGGGCGAGCACGCGGAGAACGTCCGAGAACTGCTGGCGGACGACGTGTCGTTCGCGGCCTGCGAGAACACGCTCGAGACGAAGGACCTGACGCCGGCGGACCTCGTCGATGGCGTGGAGACGGTGCCGGAGGGCGCAGTCGAGGTGACGCGACTCGAGAACGAGGGGTACGCGTACATGCGGCCCTAG
- a CDS encoding MarR family transcriptional regulator, which produces MSMQQSTHLAKPETLPEDITSPRAKLVYLYLDVTEDATVEDLQSCLDMRKIDLFSVLNSLTGAGHVSLDDGTYTVAA; this is translated from the coding sequence ATGAGCATGCAACAGTCCACGCACCTCGCCAAGCCCGAAACCCTCCCCGAAGACATCACTTCGCCCCGCGCGAAGCTCGTCTACCTGTACCTCGACGTCACCGAAGACGCGACCGTCGAAGACCTCCAGAGCTGTCTCGACATGCGGAAGATCGACCTCTTCAGCGTCCTCAACAGCCTCACTGGCGCGGGTCACGTCTCGCTCGACGACGGCACCTACACCGTCGCAGCCTGA
- a CDS encoding 50S ribosomal protein L16 — protein MSEKPASMYREISKPPYTRREYITGIPGSKIAQHKMGDAQSDPEDYPVQISLRVDEELQIRHGSLEAARLSANRHLIKELGEGNYKMILRKFPHHVIRENKQATGAGADRVSDGMRQAFGKVVGTAARIGDGERLFTLYCDVDQATAGKEAFRRAYNKISPPCRIDVERGEELLVS, from the coding sequence ATGAGTGAGAAACCGGCGTCGATGTACCGGGAGATCTCGAAGCCGCCGTACACGCGGCGCGAGTACATCACGGGCATCCCTGGGTCGAAGATCGCACAGCACAAGATGGGCGACGCGCAGAGCGACCCCGAGGACTATCCCGTCCAGATCAGTCTGCGCGTCGACGAGGAGCTCCAGATCCGTCACGGCAGCCTCGAGGCCGCGCGCCTCTCGGCGAACCGGCACCTCATCAAGGAGCTCGGCGAGGGCAACTACAAGATGATCCTGCGGAAGTTCCCGCACCACGTGATCCGGGAGAACAAGCAGGCGACGGGTGCGGGCGCGGACCGCGTCTCCGACGGGATGCGCCAGGCGTTCGGGAAGGTCGTCGGCACCGCCGCGCGCATCGGTGACGGCGAGCGATTGTTCACGCTGTACTGCGACGTCGACCAGGCCACCGCCGGCAAGGAGGCGTTCCGACGCGCGTACAACAAGATCAGTCCGCCGTGTCGCATCGACGTCGAACGCGGCGAGGAACTCCTCGTCTCCTGA